In one window of Nakamurella sp. PAMC28650 DNA:
- a CDS encoding DeoR/GlpR family DNA-binding transcription regulator produces MLVSQRRELILTEVERVGGVRVSELTELLGVSDMTVRRDLEHLEAHGWLRKVHGGAVLTPSSTEEPGFEAKSVLQQPAKRAIAARAAQLIEPNSAIALSAGTTTWMLARHIATAPQPLAVVTNSTTVADVLAAGPGDLNVILTGGTRTPSAALVGPIADRSISSLHVDRLFLGVHGMDSRSGFTTPNLAEAQTNMALIASARQVVVLADSTKWGTAGLADFGRLSVADVLITDDGIEDEAREILAEQVGELIVVEVEANAAAGADPQTGVPPARSSHARRREPVRH; encoded by the coding sequence ATGTTGGTCAGTCAACGGCGCGAACTGATTTTGACGGAAGTGGAACGTGTCGGCGGTGTGCGGGTCAGCGAGCTGACCGAGCTGCTCGGGGTGTCGGACATGACGGTGCGACGAGACCTGGAGCACCTGGAGGCACACGGCTGGCTCCGCAAGGTCCACGGGGGGGCCGTGCTGACGCCCAGCAGCACCGAGGAGCCCGGATTCGAAGCGAAAAGCGTTCTGCAGCAACCGGCCAAGCGGGCCATCGCGGCGCGGGCCGCACAGCTGATCGAACCGAACTCGGCCATCGCCCTGTCCGCCGGCACCACGACGTGGATGCTCGCCCGGCACATCGCGACCGCTCCGCAGCCCCTGGCCGTCGTCACCAACTCGACGACGGTCGCCGATGTGCTGGCCGCCGGCCCCGGTGACCTCAACGTGATCCTGACCGGGGGAACGAGGACGCCGAGTGCCGCTCTGGTCGGACCCATCGCCGACCGGTCCATCAGCTCGCTGCACGTCGACCGGTTGTTCCTCGGCGTGCACGGGATGGACTCCCGATCCGGTTTCACCACACCGAATCTCGCCGAGGCACAGACCAACATGGCCTTGATCGCCAGTGCGCGTCAGGTGGTCGTCCTGGCCGACTCGACGAAGTGGGGTACCGCCGGACTCGCCGATTTTGGCCGGCTGTCGGTCGCCGATGTGCTGATCACCGACGACGGCATCGAGGACGAGGCACGCGAGATCCTCGCCGAGCAGGTCGGTGAACTGATCGTGGTGGAAGTCGAGGCCAATGCCGCCGCCGGTGCCGACCCGCAGACCGGGGTTCCACCGGCCCGGTCCTCGCACGCCCGTCGGCGGGAGCCGGTCCGCCACTGA
- a CDS encoding alpha-galactosidase: protein MSTNGIIHLRRAGVSVLLDARGPGQPVLLHWGTDLGTPGPDELELLVHSMIPAVPHAGADAILSRGLLPERALGYRGRPGLSGHRGGAAFAPLLQLTGVEVDDDAATAVLLAQDPGARLDVRSELELTPSGVLRIAHEVTNTGETPYQLGELAVVLPLPAVAAEGMDFTGRWCAERMPQRRMLAQGAWVRENRRGRTSADASFVTAAGTAGFGNRHGQVWGVHLAWSGDQVSWTEMQPDSTRVIGAAELLAPGEIELAPGARYRTPDVFAAYSDSGLDGVTGRFHRLVRDRPQHPSSARPVVLNTWEAVYFDHDLDRLKGLADCAAKVGVERFVLDDGWFGGRRDDTTSLGDWVVSTDMWPDGLGPLVDHVTALGMQFGLWFEPEMINEDSDLFRAHPDWVLGPADRLPPRARHQQVLDVARPEAAEYLFGQIDAMVKQYGISFIKWDHNRDLVDAVHDGRAGVHAQTGAVYALMDRLKKSNPDLEIESCSSGGARVDLGVLQHTDRFWTSDCNDALERQHIQRWTELLIPPELLGTHVGPPKAHTTGRTQDLAFRGATAFFGHFGIEWDIAAAGESDQESLRQLIVDHKRLRSLLHTGSVVNADHPDPAATVHGVVALDRSAAVFCYTQLTMSLPEIPAPAMLVGLDPDRTYRVVPLMPVGPSALVQRVPPPWLAAGEVTLTGRMLSTVGLPMPVLRPEQALLLEVTGL from the coding sequence TTGTCCACGAACGGAATCATCCATCTTCGCCGCGCAGGGGTCAGCGTCCTTCTCGACGCCCGCGGTCCGGGTCAGCCGGTGCTCCTGCACTGGGGAACCGATCTCGGTACCCCGGGTCCCGACGAGTTGGAACTACTGGTGCACAGCATGATCCCGGCGGTGCCGCACGCCGGCGCCGATGCGATCCTGAGTCGGGGTCTGCTTCCCGAGCGCGCGCTGGGCTACCGCGGACGTCCCGGACTGAGCGGTCACCGCGGTGGCGCCGCCTTCGCGCCGCTGCTGCAGCTCACCGGTGTGGAGGTGGACGACGACGCCGCGACGGCCGTCCTCCTGGCGCAGGACCCCGGCGCCCGTCTCGACGTCCGCTCGGAGCTCGAACTGACCCCGTCCGGGGTCCTGCGGATCGCGCACGAAGTGACGAACACCGGCGAAACCCCCTACCAGCTCGGTGAACTCGCCGTGGTGCTCCCGCTGCCGGCGGTAGCGGCGGAGGGTATGGACTTCACCGGGCGCTGGTGCGCCGAGCGGATGCCGCAACGACGGATGCTCGCCCAGGGGGCCTGGGTCCGGGAGAACCGTCGCGGGCGCACCTCGGCCGACGCCTCCTTCGTGACGGCGGCCGGTACTGCCGGCTTCGGCAATCGGCACGGGCAGGTCTGGGGGGTTCACCTGGCCTGGAGCGGGGATCAGGTCAGCTGGACGGAGATGCAGCCGGACAGCACGCGGGTGATCGGGGCGGCCGAATTGCTCGCGCCCGGGGAGATCGAGTTGGCGCCGGGCGCCCGCTACCGCACCCCGGATGTCTTCGCGGCCTACTCCGATTCCGGTCTGGACGGCGTCACCGGTCGATTCCACCGACTCGTCCGGGATCGGCCGCAGCATCCGTCATCGGCTCGGCCGGTCGTGCTGAACACCTGGGAGGCAGTGTATTTCGACCATGACCTTGATCGGCTGAAGGGCCTGGCCGACTGCGCGGCGAAGGTCGGGGTGGAGCGGTTCGTGCTCGACGACGGCTGGTTCGGCGGTCGTCGCGACGACACCACCTCGCTGGGGGACTGGGTCGTCTCGACGGACATGTGGCCGGACGGCCTCGGCCCGCTGGTCGATCACGTGACCGCGCTGGGCATGCAGTTCGGGCTGTGGTTCGAGCCCGAGATGATCAACGAGGACTCCGACCTGTTCCGGGCGCACCCGGACTGGGTTCTCGGGCCGGCCGACCGGCTGCCGCCCCGGGCCCGGCACCAGCAGGTGCTCGATGTCGCGCGTCCGGAGGCGGCGGAATACCTCTTCGGCCAGATCGACGCCATGGTCAAGCAGTACGGAATCAGTTTCATCAAGTGGGACCACAACCGTGATCTCGTCGACGCGGTGCACGACGGCCGGGCCGGCGTGCATGCCCAGACGGGCGCGGTCTACGCCCTGATGGACCGGCTGAAGAAGTCGAATCCGGATCTGGAGATCGAAAGCTGTTCCAGCGGCGGCGCCCGGGTCGATCTGGGCGTCCTGCAGCACACGGATCGGTTCTGGACGAGCGACTGCAACGATGCCCTCGAGCGTCAGCACATCCAGCGTTGGACCGAACTGCTGATCCCGCCGGAACTGCTCGGCACCCACGTCGGCCCGCCGAAGGCACACACCACCGGCCGCACGCAGGATCTCGCCTTCCGCGGGGCGACCGCGTTCTTCGGCCACTTCGGCATCGAGTGGGACATCGCGGCGGCGGGGGAGAGCGACCAGGAATCGCTGCGGCAGCTGATCGTGGACCACAAGAGGTTGCGTTCGCTGCTGCACACCGGGTCGGTGGTCAATGCCGATCATCCGGACCCGGCGGCCACGGTGCACGGTGTCGTCGCCCTCGATCGCTCGGCCGCTGTCTTCTGCTACACCCAACTGACCATGAGCCTGCCCGAGATCCCCGCCCCGGCAATGCTTGTCGGGCTCGATCCGGACCGTACCTACCGGGTGGTCCCTCTGATGCCGGTGGGGCCGTCCGCGCTGGTCCAACGGGTGCCGCCGCCGTGGCTGGCGGCGGGCGAGGTGACGCTGACCGGGCGGATGCTGTCCACCGTCGGGCTGCCGATGCCGGTGCTGCGCCCCGAGCAGGCGCTGTTGCTGGAGGTCACTGGGTTATAG
- a CDS encoding ABC transporter substrate-binding protein encodes MLRILGAGVASAAALPILSACTGTSTAAASSSAAASTSSAAGSSSASSAASSAASSAVAGSGSSTSAATQVGGTVTFGSNASDATPKAAYQAVFNAFKKADGVDTKVNTVDHNSFQENINNYLQGSPDQVFTWFAGNRMQFFAAQGLLTPIDDVWSGIESQYADGFKSASTAADGKKYFIPFYNYPWAFFYRPSVFKAKGYTVPKTLDELKTLAAKMAKDGLTPIAFADKDGWPAMGTFDYLNQRINGYQFHMDLVATHKESWTNPKVKTVFDTWKGLFPYLQTGALGRTWQEAAQTLVKKQAGMYLLGMFVGQQFPVGDTDIDFFPFPEVDTNVGMDAVEAPIDGFLLSSKGQGPQSKALLTYLASPEAQLLYLGADPSNVAANKTASTAKYTALQKKAVALISSAKSISQFLDRDSRPDFASPVVIPALQQFLKDGDSDSVTKSLEAQAKTIFTS; translated from the coding sequence ATGTTGCGAATACTGGGAGCCGGCGTGGCCAGCGCAGCCGCACTCCCGATCCTCTCGGCGTGCACGGGAACCTCGACGGCCGCCGCGTCCAGCAGTGCGGCCGCATCGACCTCGAGTGCGGCCGGCAGTTCGTCGGCCTCCTCCGCAGCGTCGTCGGCAGCCAGCTCCGCAGTGGCCGGCTCGGGTTCTTCGACCTCGGCGGCAACGCAGGTCGGCGGGACCGTCACGTTCGGCTCGAACGCCTCCGACGCCACGCCGAAGGCGGCCTACCAGGCCGTTTTCAACGCGTTCAAGAAGGCTGACGGCGTCGACACGAAGGTCAACACCGTCGACCACAACTCCTTCCAGGAGAACATCAACAACTACCTGCAGGGCAGCCCGGACCAGGTGTTCACCTGGTTCGCGGGCAACAGGATGCAGTTCTTCGCCGCCCAGGGTCTGCTGACCCCGATCGACGACGTCTGGTCGGGCATCGAGAGCCAGTACGCCGACGGCTTCAAGTCGGCCTCGACGGCTGCCGACGGCAAGAAGTACTTCATCCCGTTCTACAACTACCCCTGGGCGTTCTTCTACCGGCCGAGCGTGTTCAAGGCCAAGGGCTACACCGTCCCCAAGACCCTGGACGAGCTGAAGACGCTGGCCGCCAAGATGGCCAAGGACGGCCTGACGCCGATCGCATTCGCCGACAAGGACGGCTGGCCGGCGATGGGTACGTTCGACTACCTCAATCAGCGGATCAACGGCTACCAGTTCCACATGGACCTGGTCGCTACCCACAAGGAGTCCTGGACCAACCCGAAGGTCAAGACGGTCTTCGACACGTGGAAGGGCCTGTTCCCGTACCTGCAGACCGGTGCACTCGGCCGGACCTGGCAGGAAGCCGCCCAGACGCTGGTCAAGAAGCAGGCGGGCATGTACCTGCTGGGCATGTTCGTCGGCCAGCAGTTCCCGGTCGGAGACACGGACATCGACTTCTTCCCGTTCCCGGAGGTCGACACCAACGTCGGCATGGACGCCGTCGAGGCACCCATCGACGGATTCCTGCTGAGCAGCAAGGGTCAGGGCCCGCAGTCCAAGGCGCTGCTGACCTACCTGGCCTCACCGGAGGCCCAGCTCCTGTACCTCGGAGCCGACCCCTCGAACGTGGCGGCCAACAAGACCGCCAGTACCGCGAAATACACGGCCCTGCAGAAAAAGGCGGTGGCGCTGATCAGTTCCGCCAAGTCCATCTCGCAGTTCCTGGATCGCGACAGCCGGCCCGATTTCGCCAGCCCCGTCGTCATCCCGGCGTTGCAGCAGTTCCTGAAGGACGGCGATTCCGACTCGGTCACGAAGAGCCTCGAAGCCCAGGCGAAGACGATCTTCACCTCCTGA
- a CDS encoding carbohydrate ABC transporter permease: MTSTLQSPASEPVARTRAEKKKVLRGSPLTRGSKGGRIAILIFLIIAAALWMIPLVWTFYTSLRPLAYFNDHSFFSVGGRYSFDNYVNAWKDADLPLFFTNSLIITVPAVALTLILASFAAFKLSRVSWRWNVPLLILFTAGNLLPQQVLATPLFQIAKHTPLPASISDSGSFINTYYIVIAVNVAFQLGFCTFVMSNYMKALPIELTEAAQVDGASVWKQYWKIILPLCRPALAALATLEVIFIYNDFFWALLLIQKGDRLPITSGLNNLNGQFATNYTELAAGALLSAVPVLIVYLVLQRQFVAGLTLGANKG, translated from the coding sequence ATGACCTCGACCCTGCAGAGCCCCGCCTCCGAGCCGGTCGCGCGCACCAGGGCCGAGAAGAAGAAGGTGCTGCGCGGCTCACCGCTGACGCGAGGCAGCAAAGGTGGCCGGATCGCGATCCTGATCTTCCTGATCATCGCGGCCGCACTCTGGATGATCCCGCTGGTGTGGACGTTCTACACCTCGCTCCGTCCGCTGGCCTACTTCAACGACCACTCGTTCTTCTCGGTCGGCGGCCGCTACAGCTTCGACAACTACGTCAACGCCTGGAAGGACGCGGATCTCCCGCTCTTCTTCACGAACTCGTTGATCATCACGGTGCCCGCGGTGGCGCTGACGCTGATCCTCGCGTCGTTCGCGGCCTTCAAGTTGTCGCGGGTCTCGTGGCGCTGGAACGTACCCCTGCTGATCCTGTTCACGGCCGGAAACCTACTGCCGCAGCAGGTCCTGGCCACCCCGCTGTTCCAGATCGCCAAGCACACCCCGCTGCCCGCCTCGATCTCGGACTCCGGCTCGTTCATCAACACGTACTACATCGTCATCGCGGTCAACGTCGCGTTCCAGCTGGGTTTCTGCACGTTCGTCATGAGCAACTACATGAAGGCCCTGCCGATCGAGCTGACGGAGGCGGCCCAGGTCGACGGTGCGAGCGTCTGGAAGCAGTACTGGAAGATCATCCTGCCGCTGTGCAGGCCCGCGCTCGCGGCACTGGCCACGCTCGAGGTCATCTTCATCTACAACGACTTCTTCTGGGCATTGTTGTTGATCCAGAAGGGTGATCGGCTCCCGATCACCTCCGGTCTGAACAACCTCAACGGTCAGTTCGCCACCAATTACACCGAGTTGGCGGCCGGTGCCCTGCTCTCCGCCGTCCCGGTCCTGATCGTCTACCTGGTGCTGCAGAGGCAGTTCGTCGCCGGTCTGACCCTGGGAGCCAACAAAGGATGA
- a CDS encoding metallopeptidase family protein: MAVTMSDQAFEELVSEALDLIPRRFARAMDNVVVLVEARHPTQSLYGLYHGVALTSRTSNYSWSLPDTITIYREPILASADDDEGARQQVATTVIHEVAHHFGIDDDRLDELGWG; encoded by the coding sequence ATGGCGGTGACGATGTCGGATCAAGCCTTCGAGGAATTGGTCTCGGAGGCTCTCGACCTGATCCCGCGCCGGTTCGCCCGGGCGATGGACAACGTCGTCGTGCTGGTCGAGGCCCGTCATCCGACGCAATCGCTCTACGGGCTCTACCACGGAGTGGCGCTGACCTCGCGGACGTCGAACTATTCATGGTCCCTGCCGGACACCATCACCATCTACCGCGAGCCGATCCTGGCGTCCGCCGACGACGACGAGGGCGCCCGGCAGCAGGTCGCGACGACCGTCATCCACGAGGTCGCCCACCACTTCGGGATCGATGACGACCGACTGGACGAACTCGGCTGGGGATGA
- a CDS encoding carbohydrate ABC transporter permease yields the protein MTATQQTPVTAVPVEKPLDKNRRVHRLTGRDRVVIALMIGIPTLIEAILVWFPAIASIILSFGRWNGVGAFSKIQWIGTVNYQDVFNVDPNFWPAVRHNLIWLAFLAFIASPAGMFLAVLLDRELPGSKIMQSIFFLPVMFSLALVGVIWQLIFSPDQGLINGVFGTHVDWFGNPNINLWAALIAASWKHIGYIMVLYLAGLKGVDPSLREAAAIDGATSRQTFFRVVFPAMKPINIVIVVITVIEALRAFDIVFIINKGTNGLQLLATMIYTNSGAAARVGYASALAVILLVIALVPIISYLTQAFKEEKR from the coding sequence GTGACTGCAACGCAGCAGACGCCGGTGACTGCGGTCCCGGTCGAGAAGCCATTGGACAAGAACCGTCGGGTGCACCGGCTGACCGGCCGGGACCGGGTCGTCATCGCTCTGATGATCGGCATCCCGACCCTGATCGAAGCAATTCTCGTCTGGTTCCCCGCCATTGCCTCCATCATCCTGTCGTTCGGGCGATGGAACGGCGTCGGCGCGTTCTCGAAGATCCAATGGATCGGGACCGTCAATTACCAGGACGTCTTCAACGTCGATCCGAACTTCTGGCCGGCGGTGCGTCACAACCTGATCTGGCTGGCCTTCCTGGCCTTCATCGCCAGCCCGGCCGGCATGTTCCTGGCCGTCCTCCTGGACCGGGAACTGCCCGGCAGCAAGATCATGCAGAGCATCTTCTTCCTGCCGGTGATGTTCTCCCTGGCACTGGTGGGAGTGATCTGGCAGTTGATCTTCTCCCCGGACCAGGGCTTGATCAATGGTGTCTTCGGCACCCACGTCGATTGGTTCGGCAACCCGAACATCAATCTCTGGGCCGCTCTGATCGCGGCCAGCTGGAAGCACATCGGGTACATCATGGTGCTCTACCTGGCCGGTCTGAAGGGTGTCGACCCGTCGTTGCGGGAAGCCGCTGCGATCGACGGCGCCACCTCCCGGCAGACCTTCTTCCGGGTCGTCTTCCCGGCCATGAAGCCGATCAACATCGTGATCGTGGTGATCACCGTGATCGAGGCGCTCCGTGCGTTCGACATCGTCTTCATCATCAACAAGGGCACGAACGGCCTGCAGTTGCTGGCGACGATGATCTACACCAACAGCGGGGCGGCCGCCCGCGTCGGCTACGCCTCCGCCCTGGCCGTCATCCTGCTGGTCATCGCGCTCGTCCCGATCATCAGCTACCTGACCCAGGCGTTCAAAGAGGAGAAGCGATGA
- a CDS encoding phosphoribosyltransferase, whose amino-acid sequence MSSPIPTPAREVLTWERFGVASRQLAQQIAESGFRAEIVIAIARGGLLPAGALAYALGTKAAGTLNVEFYSDIEETLPDPVVLEPMLDTAAINGKRLLVVDDVADSGRTLALVMDLMKQHGADARSAVLYTKPRTILVPDYSWRETELWITFPWSAQPPVEGAVGTALV is encoded by the coding sequence ATGTCCTCCCCGATCCCCACCCCCGCCCGCGAAGTCCTGACCTGGGAGCGATTCGGTGTGGCCTCCCGCCAACTCGCCCAGCAGATCGCCGAGAGCGGCTTCCGCGCCGAGATCGTCATCGCGATCGCCCGCGGCGGGTTGTTGCCGGCCGGCGCACTGGCGTACGCCCTCGGCACGAAGGCGGCCGGCACGCTGAACGTCGAGTTCTACTCCGACATCGAGGAAACGCTGCCGGACCCGGTGGTGCTGGAGCCCATGCTGGACACCGCGGCCATCAACGGCAAGCGCCTGCTCGTGGTCGACGACGTCGCCGACTCCGGCCGGACGCTGGCCCTGGTGATGGACCTGATGAAGCAACACGGGGCGGACGCCAGGTCCGCGGTGCTCTACACCAAGCCCCGGACGATCCTGGTGCCCGATTATTCCTGGCGCGAGACGGAACTGTGGATCACCTTCCCCTGGTCGGCCCAGCCGCCCGTCGAGGGTGCGGTCGGTACAGCCCTGGTGTAG
- a CDS encoding beta-galactosidase, with translation MKRLTDRLGGRLAYGADYNPEQWPESYWPQDVQLMREAGVNLVSVGIFSWALLEPKEGLYEFGWLDRIIDLLHANGIAVDLANASATPPPWFSRRYPDSMLVDVNGIRRSYGGRQSFCPSSAEYRAASSALTALIADRYADHPAVAMWHVHNEYGCHNWSCYCDASAEAFRRWLQARYSDLDALNEAWGTSFWSQHYYDWAEILPPRTPSYHTFANPTQQLDFARFSSDELLDCFRAEAAVIRGRAAQPVTTNFMQFFKPLDYWTWSQEQDLISNDHYRLAEGLGAGGATHDLAMSADLIRSLSDGAPWLLMEHSTSAVNWQPRNPAKPPGQMIRDSLTHLARGADGDLFFQWRASKAGAEKFHSAMLPHAGTDTARWREVCALGAHLGALADVVGSRVATRIAIAFDWNAWWGVELDSHPSIDVGMMGQVRRWHRVLWEQGIVCDFVHPGRDLAGYDVVLVPSLYLCTDEAAANISAVAARGGSVVIGYFSGIVDQDDHIRLGGYPGAFAELLGIRSEEFSPLLQGEQVRVTSKSDDAAMTGDSVGTIWTELVNIEDAEVVAVFDDGPFPGGPVVTRRALPGTGTAWYVGTELDTAAMTGLLTNVCSAAGIEAAPRPAGQRPDLDVIVRQSDSATYTFAINHGAQDVPLDLTGTDLLTGRPWSGGSSVAAGGVAVIARPLPA, from the coding sequence ATGAAGCGGCTGACGGACCGGCTCGGCGGCCGGTTGGCCTACGGGGCGGACTACAACCCGGAGCAGTGGCCGGAGAGCTATTGGCCGCAGGACGTCCAGCTGATGCGGGAGGCCGGCGTCAACCTGGTGTCCGTGGGCATCTTCTCGTGGGCCCTGCTGGAGCCGAAGGAAGGTCTCTACGAATTCGGTTGGCTCGACCGGATCATCGATCTCCTGCACGCCAACGGCATCGCTGTCGACCTGGCCAACGCCTCCGCGACGCCACCGCCCTGGTTCTCCCGTCGCTACCCGGACTCGATGCTCGTCGACGTCAACGGCATCCGCCGCAGTTACGGTGGCCGCCAGTCGTTCTGCCCGTCCTCGGCCGAATATCGTGCGGCCTCCAGCGCGCTCACCGCGCTGATCGCCGATCGTTATGCCGACCACCCCGCGGTCGCCATGTGGCACGTCCACAACGAATACGGTTGCCATAACTGGAGTTGTTACTGCGACGCCTCCGCGGAGGCGTTCCGCCGGTGGTTGCAGGCGCGCTACAGCGACCTCGACGCGCTCAACGAAGCCTGGGGCACCTCGTTCTGGAGCCAGCACTACTACGACTGGGCCGAGATCCTCCCGCCGCGCACGCCGTCCTACCACACCTTCGCCAACCCGACCCAGCAGTTGGATTTCGCGCGGTTCTCCTCCGACGAACTGCTCGACTGCTTCCGGGCGGAGGCGGCTGTCATCCGCGGTCGTGCGGCCCAGCCGGTGACGACCAATTTCATGCAGTTCTTCAAGCCGCTGGACTACTGGACCTGGTCGCAGGAGCAGGATCTCATCAGCAACGACCACTACCGGTTGGCCGAGGGGCTGGGGGCGGGCGGCGCCACCCACGACCTGGCCATGTCGGCGGATCTGATCCGCTCGCTGTCCGACGGCGCGCCCTGGCTGCTGATGGAGCACTCGACGTCGGCGGTCAACTGGCAGCCCCGCAACCCGGCCAAACCACCCGGCCAGATGATCCGCGACAGCCTGACGCACCTGGCGCGCGGCGCCGACGGCGACCTCTTCTTCCAGTGGCGCGCCTCCAAGGCCGGTGCGGAGAAGTTCCACTCCGCGATGCTCCCCCATGCCGGAACCGACACCGCCCGGTGGCGCGAGGTGTGCGCCCTGGGGGCACATCTGGGTGCGCTGGCCGACGTCGTGGGTAGTCGGGTCGCCACCAGGATCGCCATCGCCTTCGACTGGAACGCCTGGTGGGGAGTGGAACTCGACTCCCACCCGAGCATCGACGTCGGAATGATGGGTCAGGTCCGGCGGTGGCACCGCGTGCTCTGGGAACAGGGCATCGTCTGCGATTTCGTCCATCCGGGCAGAGATCTCGCCGGCTACGACGTGGTGCTGGTGCCCTCCCTCTACCTGTGCACCGATGAGGCCGCGGCGAACATCTCCGCGGTGGCGGCGCGCGGTGGGTCGGTGGTCATCGGATATTTCTCCGGCATCGTCGATCAGGACGATCACATCCGGCTCGGCGGCTACCCGGGCGCGTTCGCCGAACTGCTGGGCATCCGCAGCGAGGAATTCTCACCGCTGCTCCAGGGCGAGCAGGTGCGAGTCACGTCCAAGAGCGATGACGCAGCGATGACTGGTGACTCCGTCGGAACCATCTGGACCGAACTGGTGAACATCGAGGATGCCGAAGTGGTGGCGGTTTTCGACGATGGACCCTTCCCCGGAGGCCCGGTGGTGACCCGGCGGGCGCTACCCGGAACGGGAACGGCGTGGTACGTCGGGACCGAGTTGGACACCGCAGCCATGACGGGTCTGCTGACGAACGTCTGCAGCGCGGCCGGGATCGAGGCGGCCCCGCGACCCGCAGGGCAGCGCCCGGACCTCGATGTGATCGTGCGGCAGAGCGACTCCGCCACCTACACCTTCGCCATCAACCATGGCGCGCAGGATGTTCCGCTCGATCTCACCGGTACCGACCTGCTCACTGGTCGGCCTTGGTCGGGCGGCAGCAGTGTGGCCGCAGGTGGTGTGGCCGTGATCGCGCGGCCGCTGCCGGCCTGA
- the serS gene encoding serine--tRNA ligase: MIDLRALRENPDVARASQIARGADPAAVDRVLSTDLERRAAVAAADSMRAEQKAFGRTVGQASKEERPALLERGKDLAAQVRAAEAAANTANDALVAAHKAMPNVVQEGAPSGGEQDFVVLEHVGTPPVLDFTPKDHLEIGEGLKAIDTERGAKVSGARFYFLRGVGARLQWAMLNLAMSKAIANGFVPMIPPVLVKPESMDGTGFLGEHNDEVYRLANDDLFLVGTSEVPLAAYHADEILDLTDGPIRYAGWSTCFRREAGSYGKDTRGIIRVHQFEKIEMFSYCRPQDAADEHQRLLGYEREMLDAIEVPYRIIDVAAGDLGTSAARKFDCEAWVPTQQTYRELTSTSNCTTFQARRLSVRYRDEDGRPQIAATLNGTLATTRWLVAILENHQQADGSVRVPEALRPGLGGLEVLEPAL, from the coding sequence GTGATCGACCTGCGCGCTCTCCGCGAAAACCCTGATGTCGCCCGTGCCTCCCAGATCGCCAGGGGCGCCGATCCGGCGGCGGTCGATCGCGTGCTCTCGACGGATCTGGAGCGCAGGGCAGCCGTCGCCGCTGCCGACTCCATGCGTGCGGAGCAGAAGGCCTTCGGGCGCACAGTGGGCCAGGCCTCGAAGGAGGAGCGCCCCGCTCTGCTGGAGCGCGGCAAGGACCTGGCCGCCCAGGTACGTGCCGCCGAGGCCGCCGCGAACACGGCCAACGACGCCTTGGTGGCCGCGCACAAGGCGATGCCCAACGTCGTACAGGAGGGTGCACCGTCCGGTGGCGAGCAGGACTTCGTCGTCCTGGAACACGTCGGCACGCCGCCGGTCCTGGACTTCACGCCGAAGGACCACCTCGAGATCGGCGAGGGCCTGAAGGCGATCGACACCGAGCGCGGAGCCAAGGTGTCCGGCGCGCGCTTCTACTTCCTGCGCGGGGTCGGGGCCCGATTGCAGTGGGCGATGCTGAACCTGGCGATGTCCAAGGCCATCGCCAACGGGTTCGTCCCGATGATCCCGCCGGTGCTGGTCAAGCCGGAGTCCATGGACGGCACCGGCTTCCTCGGCGAGCACAACGACGAGGTCTACCGGTTGGCCAACGACGACCTGTTCCTGGTGGGCACCTCGGAGGTGCCGCTCGCCGCCTACCACGCCGACGAGATCCTCGACCTGACCGACGGACCGATCCGCTATGCGGGTTGGTCCACCTGCTTCCGGCGGGAGGCCGGCTCCTACGGCAAGGACACCCGCGGGATCATCCGCGTGCACCAGTTCGAGAAGATCGAGATGTTCTCGTACTGCCGGCCCCAGGACGCGGCGGACGAGCACCAGCGTTTGCTCGGCTACGAGCGCGAGATGCTCGACGCCATCGAGGTCCCCTACCGCATCATCGATGTGGCGGCCGGTGACCTGGGTACCTCGGCGGCCCGCAAGTTCGACTGCGAGGCCTGGGTGCCGACCCAGCAGACCTACCGCGAGCTGACGTCGACCTCCAACTGCACCACCTTCCAGGCCCGCCGGCTGAGCGTCCGCTACCGCGACGAGGACGGCCGGCCGCAGATCGCTGCGACCCTCAACGGCACCCTGGCGACGACCCGATGGCTCGTCGCCATCCTGGAGAACCATCAGCAGGCCGACGGCAGCGTCCGCGTGCCGGAGGCGCTCCGTCCCGGCCTCGGGGGACTGGAGGTGCTCGAACCGGCCCTCTGA